A single window of Micrococcaceae bacterium Sec5.1 DNA harbors:
- a CDS encoding cupin domain-containing protein, which produces MAGEHRDFQSRLIVTGLDADGRSTFVSDGATTDRLVADGYTRNHLWQATEVPTPVMAPNGPGNASIIPPPPAGYNYVITAFAPDSEWDYEGGYARILAESGAGDAVDPTDAPGMHTTDTIDIVTIISGEAIVLLDTGETTMRQGDTIVQRGTKHAWRNRTDKPCVVSAVHVSVVR; this is translated from the coding sequence ATGGCTGGAGAACATCGGGACTTTCAGTCCCGCCTCATCGTTACCGGACTAGATGCCGACGGCCGGTCGACTTTTGTTAGCGACGGTGCGACGACTGACCGGCTCGTCGCGGACGGCTATACGCGTAACCACCTGTGGCAAGCGACGGAGGTCCCCACGCCTGTCATGGCGCCCAACGGTCCAGGTAACGCCTCGATCATCCCGCCGCCTCCGGCTGGCTATAACTACGTAATCACTGCCTTTGCTCCTGACAGCGAGTGGGATTACGAAGGAGGCTACGCGCGAATTCTTGCCGAGTCTGGTGCCGGCGATGCAGTTGATCCCACGGATGCCCCCGGCATGCACACAACTGACACCATCGATATCGTCACCATCATTTCAGGAGAGGCGATTGTGTTGCTTGACACGGGCGAGACGACCATGAGGCAGGGTGACACCATCGTTCAGCGGGGTACCAAACACGCGTGGCGGAATCGGACGGATAAGCCTTGTGTGGTCTCAGCGGTTCACGTCAGCGTAGTTCGCTGA
- a CDS encoding IclR family transcriptional regulator C-terminal domain-containing protein has translation MLNVLELFTDTRPVWSAAALIEALETSRSTGYRYIKILHDAGLLTAVRNGYYSLGPRIVEMDLQIRRTDPLLLASQGVLEDLVDKIGHSALLLTAFRDSVLCIGEYRAPLSPANRFNRGQRRPLFQGAGSKVILAHLPHHRLKTIYTRHSTEIDDAGLGGTWSVFRKTLGGIKKDGYLLTKGEFNPGVYGVAAPILTGQKTALGSVGVAWNENERRDVDVQHAVLAVKQAATTISKRLLENSTLHEPEGPPVARAHPSPQATSR, from the coding sequence ATGCTCAACGTTTTAGAGCTCTTTACCGACACCAGGCCAGTCTGGTCCGCAGCTGCCCTCATCGAGGCTCTGGAGACCTCGCGCTCTACAGGATACCGATATATCAAAATCCTGCATGACGCTGGCCTGCTCACCGCCGTGCGCAACGGCTATTACAGCCTGGGCCCGCGGATCGTCGAGATGGACCTGCAGATTCGCCGGACCGACCCACTTCTCCTGGCCAGTCAAGGCGTGCTCGAGGACCTGGTGGACAAGATCGGGCACTCCGCTCTTCTGCTAACGGCGTTCCGTGACTCGGTCCTGTGTATCGGAGAGTACCGCGCCCCATTGAGTCCCGCCAACCGCTTCAACCGCGGGCAGCGGCGCCCTTTGTTCCAAGGAGCCGGGTCGAAGGTCATCCTGGCCCATCTCCCCCACCACCGCCTGAAAACCATCTACACCAGGCACAGCACCGAAATAGATGACGCCGGACTGGGTGGTACATGGAGCGTCTTCCGCAAGACCTTGGGCGGGATCAAGAAAGACGGCTACCTCCTGACCAAAGGAGAGTTCAACCCCGGCGTCTACGGAGTTGCAGCACCCATCCTCACCGGCCAGAAAACAGCCCTGGGCAGTGTGGGAGTCGCGTGGAATGAAAACGAGCGGCGCGATGTCGACGTCCAGCACGCAGTGCTCGCCGTAAAACAGGCTGCAACGACCATATCCAAACGCCTCCTGGAAAACAGCACCCTTCACGAGCCAGAAGGTCCGCCAGTGGCCAGGGCCCATCCATCGCCGCAGGCCACCTCAAGATAG
- a CDS encoding aldehyde dehydrogenase family protein yields the protein MTTEQKFALSEQAQDFLSRDVHHLFIDGQRVPAASGKTLTTTNPSTGEFLARFASGGEADVDRAVLAARKAFKGPWSTWTPYERQGLLTRIAQVLDERFEELIQIEALDMGAPISRLRNSKPALMKMLAFFAGQATNISGETLMNGIPGNVATMTLKAPVGVIGGIIPWNGPLGGQFWIIGAVLASGCTTVLKPSEEAFLSVLRVAEILHEAGVPAGVINVVTGLGSDAGNALAAHPDVDRIAFTGSTETGRRIIEASTTNIKKLQLELGGKSADIVCADADLDKAVPGAAMGVFANSGQVCYAGTRVLVQRSIVDEFTRRLLAFMQTQRVGQALDDAATMGPVISQQQLDTVLSYIDIGKNEGAELLHGGQRLGDELGNGYYVQPTVFGAVTNQMRIAREEIFGPVLSILSFDDIDEAITIANDSDFGLGGAVWSQNLSTALQVVHGVHTGTMWVNCYGYIDPLVGFSGTKMSGYGYKGTAAHMDNYLYTKSVYMQL from the coding sequence ATGACCACCGAGCAGAAGTTCGCTTTGAGCGAGCAGGCGCAGGATTTCCTGTCCCGCGATGTGCACCACCTCTTTATCGATGGACAGCGGGTCCCTGCGGCGTCGGGAAAGACACTGACCACGACGAATCCGTCCACCGGAGAGTTTCTGGCGCGGTTTGCTTCCGGCGGTGAGGCCGACGTCGACCGTGCCGTCCTCGCTGCACGAAAGGCATTCAAGGGTCCGTGGAGCACCTGGACACCGTACGAGCGCCAGGGATTGCTGACCCGCATCGCCCAGGTCCTTGACGAAAGATTCGAGGAACTGATCCAGATCGAAGCGCTGGACATGGGCGCCCCGATCTCAAGGCTGCGCAACTCCAAGCCCGCCCTGATGAAGATGCTGGCATTCTTCGCCGGACAGGCTACCAACATCTCAGGCGAGACACTGATGAACGGCATCCCCGGCAACGTCGCGACCATGACACTGAAGGCCCCGGTCGGTGTCATCGGCGGCATCATCCCCTGGAACGGCCCCCTCGGCGGTCAGTTCTGGATCATCGGGGCCGTTCTGGCCAGCGGCTGCACCACGGTGCTCAAGCCGTCGGAGGAGGCCTTTCTGTCAGTTTTGCGGGTTGCCGAGATTCTCCACGAAGCCGGCGTGCCCGCAGGCGTCATCAATGTCGTCACGGGGTTGGGCAGCGATGCCGGCAACGCGCTGGCGGCCCACCCCGACGTGGACCGCATCGCTTTCACCGGCTCGACTGAAACCGGCCGGCGCATCATCGAGGCGTCCACGACGAATATCAAAAAGCTGCAGCTGGAACTGGGCGGCAAGTCCGCGGACATTGTGTGCGCGGACGCGGACCTGGACAAGGCCGTTCCCGGCGCCGCAATGGGCGTTTTCGCCAACTCCGGCCAGGTTTGCTATGCGGGCACGCGGGTGCTGGTTCAGCGGTCCATCGTTGACGAGTTCACCCGGCGGCTGCTGGCCTTCATGCAAACCCAGCGGGTCGGGCAGGCCCTGGACGACGCGGCCACCATGGGCCCGGTCATCTCCCAACAGCAGTTGGACACTGTCCTGTCCTACATCGACATCGGCAAGAACGAAGGGGCCGAACTGCTTCACGGCGGCCAACGGCTCGGGGACGAACTCGGCAACGGATACTACGTCCAACCCACCGTCTTCGGTGCCGTGACCAACCAGATGCGCATCGCCCGCGAAGAGATCTTCGGCCCGGTCCTTTCGATCCTGTCCTTCGACGACATCGACGAAGCCATCACCATCGCCAACGACAGCGATTTCGGCCTCGGCGGAGCAGTATGGTCACAAAACCTCTCCACCGCCCTTCAGGTGGTCCACGGCGTCCACACCGGCACCATGTGGGTGAACTGCTACGGCTACATCGACCCCCTGGTCGGATTCAGCGGCACCAAGATGAGCGGCTACGGCTACAAAGGCACCGCCGCACACATGGACAACTACCTCTACACCAAAAGCGTCTACATGCAACTCTAA
- a CDS encoding zinc-binding dehydrogenase: protein MKAVVFEGEGRLEIRDYPDPVPGPDEVVIRMKASGMCGSDLHHLHGPQRTGAELVIEGHEPCGIVELVGDAVRPTEAKVGDRVMVHHYDGCRTCQYCRSGWTQYCPNARIVYGGLNGDGGHADFMKVPAHTLIKLPDSLSFKTGAAISCGTGTAFAAIKRVELSADETVAVFGQGPVGLSVTMLAKAFGARVIAIDVEPSRLDMAKQLGADYLVNSREQDPVAVIRELTRRGEGADKSIECSAIPAVRRQAIQAVRPWGTACMVGVFGKIDVDSEELIHLHKTVLGSLTFSKNQQEDCAQFIAERGLDVESLFTNEFRLAEAEQAYELFDQRKIGKGVFIFD, encoded by the coding sequence ATGAAAGCTGTTGTTTTCGAGGGCGAGGGCAGGCTTGAGATCCGCGACTATCCGGATCCGGTACCCGGACCTGATGAAGTGGTCATCCGTATGAAGGCCTCTGGTATGTGTGGGAGCGATCTTCATCACCTCCACGGTCCGCAGCGTACGGGAGCTGAACTGGTGATTGAAGGGCATGAGCCCTGTGGGATTGTCGAGCTTGTCGGCGACGCTGTACGGCCCACCGAAGCCAAAGTCGGGGACCGCGTTATGGTCCATCACTACGACGGGTGCCGCACCTGCCAGTATTGCCGGTCCGGTTGGACGCAGTACTGCCCGAACGCGCGCATCGTTTACGGCGGCCTGAACGGCGACGGCGGGCATGCGGACTTCATGAAGGTTCCCGCGCACACACTCATCAAATTGCCCGACTCCCTCTCGTTCAAGACCGGCGCGGCCATCTCGTGTGGCACCGGAACGGCGTTCGCAGCCATCAAAAGGGTCGAGCTTTCCGCCGACGAAACGGTAGCGGTCTTTGGTCAAGGACCGGTTGGGCTGAGCGTCACGATGTTGGCGAAGGCATTCGGCGCCAGGGTCATTGCTATCGACGTCGAGCCTTCACGGTTGGACATGGCCAAACAACTTGGCGCCGATTACCTTGTCAACTCCCGGGAGCAGGACCCCGTTGCCGTTATTCGCGAGCTGACCCGACGCGGCGAAGGCGCTGACAAATCCATCGAATGCAGCGCTATTCCAGCCGTACGCCGGCAAGCGATACAGGCAGTCCGGCCCTGGGGCACCGCATGCATGGTCGGCGTCTTCGGCAAAATCGATGTGGACAGTGAAGAACTCATCCATTTGCATAAAACCGTCCTCGGGTCACTCACCTTCAGCAAGAACCAGCAGGAAGACTGCGCCCAGTTCATCGCCGAACGCGGCCTGGACGTTGAATCGCTGTTCACCAACGAATTCCGGCTGGCCGAAGCAGAGCAGGCGTACGAGCTGTTCGATCAACGCAAGATCGGCAAAGGCGTCTTCATTTTTGATTGA
- a CDS encoding MmgE/PrpD family protein, translating to MPELSSDLVEHFANFVVETSYANTPPEAVEAAKKSILDTFGVILAASGTEPAVRGLVEIVNESAGRPESSILAFGGKAPAIMAAFANGAMAHCLDYDDQTPWGQHSSSSIIPAAFAVAERLGGATGEDMIAAVAAGQDIFARLRCNVGWKKDWNLSPVIGVFAAVAAAGHLLHLSREEMINAFGIATMQSAGLMELVAGTGGNVRGMYAGFSAKGAVLAVLLAQKGVTGVPTVFEGQYGFFNTYFDGRYDREAILEGLGKDFKGSGTLYKLWPTVGTAHSHIHATIELLNENNLQLDDVREIRLHVGDYHYLMCRPLEERRAPATLVDAKFSLPFLVAVAAVHRGVKVSHFTEEALKDPRVLAVAQKIVPVGDASLDWKLELPPGRVELEMTDGRTFNMVGTGVPGNPEAPLDWKAIGQKFRDCANASATRPAYDQIAAAERIAQNLETIPDAVELVRALAPRS from the coding sequence ATGCCTGAGCTTTCCAGTGATTTGGTTGAACATTTCGCTAACTTTGTTGTTGAGACGAGCTACGCCAATACGCCTCCGGAGGCTGTTGAGGCGGCAAAGAAGAGCATCCTGGACACGTTCGGGGTCATCCTTGCCGCGAGCGGAACGGAACCGGCCGTTCGCGGACTAGTGGAGATCGTCAACGAAAGCGCTGGCCGGCCCGAATCGTCAATACTCGCTTTCGGGGGTAAAGCTCCCGCAATCATGGCTGCGTTCGCTAACGGCGCCATGGCGCACTGCCTGGACTACGACGATCAAACCCCTTGGGGTCAGCATTCGTCCAGTTCCATCATCCCGGCGGCATTCGCCGTTGCGGAACGCCTCGGGGGTGCAACAGGCGAGGACATGATCGCCGCGGTCGCCGCCGGGCAGGACATCTTCGCCCGCCTGCGCTGCAACGTTGGATGGAAAAAGGACTGGAACCTTTCGCCCGTGATAGGAGTGTTCGCCGCTGTTGCTGCCGCCGGCCACCTGCTGCATTTGTCGCGGGAAGAGATGATCAATGCCTTCGGCATCGCTACCATGCAGTCGGCCGGGCTTATGGAACTTGTCGCCGGGACTGGCGGGAATGTCCGCGGAATGTATGCCGGGTTCTCGGCTAAAGGTGCCGTTCTCGCTGTACTGCTCGCCCAGAAAGGCGTGACCGGAGTCCCGACCGTCTTCGAGGGTCAATATGGATTCTTCAACACCTACTTCGACGGCCGATACGACCGCGAAGCCATCCTCGAAGGCCTCGGGAAAGACTTCAAAGGCAGCGGAACCCTGTATAAGCTCTGGCCGACCGTGGGCACAGCCCATAGCCACATCCACGCCACGATTGAGCTGTTGAACGAGAACAACCTTCAACTGGACGACGTAAGGGAAATCCGTCTCCACGTCGGGGATTATCACTATCTGATGTGTCGGCCGCTGGAGGAGAGGCGCGCCCCGGCAACGCTGGTGGACGCCAAGTTCAGTCTTCCCTTCCTGGTGGCTGTAGCGGCCGTTCATCGGGGTGTGAAGGTGTCACATTTCACCGAGGAAGCGCTGAAGGATCCCAGAGTCCTGGCCGTCGCCCAGAAGATAGTTCCCGTGGGCGACGCAAGCCTTGACTGGAAGCTCGAGCTGCCCCCAGGACGCGTAGAGCTCGAAATGACAGACGGCAGGACATTCAACATGGTGGGAACCGGTGTCCCGGGCAACCCGGAAGCCCCGTTGGACTGGAAGGCCATAGGACAAAAGTTCCGGGACTGTGCGAATGCCTCAGCCACGCGCCCGGCATACGATCAGATTGCCGCTGCAGAACGCATCGCACAAAACCTTGAAACTATTCCCGATGCCGTGGAATTGGTAAGGGCGTTGGCTCCCCGGAGCTGA
- a CDS encoding substrate-binding domain-containing protein, whose amino-acid sequence MNVTSPARSGPHKNRSVAQLLSAFLLAASLAACSTTGSSGGSSAPATASGDDITAQSVDQQALAATIKKTFLTDIPVSDLDPVAADAMAAASKPLTPEQNALFKTCLQQGSCDTGHGTLTVALAMQSSNAWGNIFRGEATAQALAYPQVKKIVYNNANGDVAAVLANLRSLIAQKVDIIVTDPVFGGAIASALQQAKQAGITVVTVNTPLPGDAASSVSAQVPLALCELYTEGAQALVKELGNGKSYALYTGIPGNSNAAEWQPCLKKVLDGAGWTQTTEGFTQWTAQGAAQAANALLASGQEPAAVIYDYTTDDFLKPYIDDRKTPPAFLSDVMNYSWLTMVKQAKDAGITPKSWLASSHVWFGRFGVTAGIKIKEGREVPAQVPVRVPTVSSDLVLDTNSPEIPSSVPVSSLLTPENMNIALAAP is encoded by the coding sequence ATGAACGTGACATCCCCGGCCCGCTCAGGGCCACACAAGAACCGATCGGTTGCTCAACTGCTGTCAGCGTTCCTGCTGGCAGCGTCGTTGGCAGCCTGCTCTACGACGGGGTCCTCCGGCGGTTCCAGCGCGCCTGCGACCGCTTCCGGCGATGACATCACCGCCCAAAGCGTCGACCAGCAGGCCCTCGCGGCCACGATCAAGAAGACCTTCCTGACCGACATCCCCGTTTCCGATCTGGACCCGGTTGCGGCAGACGCCATGGCAGCTGCCTCAAAGCCACTCACACCCGAGCAAAATGCACTATTCAAAACCTGCCTGCAACAGGGTTCCTGCGACACCGGACACGGTACGCTGACTGTTGCCCTGGCGATGCAAAGCAGCAACGCGTGGGGCAACATTTTCCGCGGCGAAGCCACGGCTCAGGCGTTGGCCTATCCGCAGGTCAAGAAGATCGTCTATAACAACGCCAACGGCGACGTCGCCGCGGTACTGGCGAACCTGCGCAGCCTTATCGCCCAGAAGGTCGACATCATCGTGACCGACCCGGTCTTTGGTGGAGCCATCGCGTCCGCGCTGCAGCAGGCCAAGCAGGCAGGGATCACCGTTGTTACAGTGAACACCCCGCTCCCAGGTGACGCAGCATCGTCCGTGTCAGCCCAGGTCCCACTGGCCCTTTGCGAGCTCTACACCGAGGGCGCCCAGGCCCTGGTGAAGGAATTGGGGAACGGCAAGTCCTACGCGCTCTACACCGGCATCCCCGGCAACAGCAACGCCGCAGAATGGCAGCCCTGCCTGAAAAAGGTCCTCGACGGTGCAGGCTGGACCCAGACCACGGAGGGCTTCACCCAGTGGACAGCGCAAGGCGCGGCGCAGGCTGCGAACGCCCTTCTGGCCTCGGGACAGGAGCCCGCGGCAGTCATCTACGACTACACCACCGACGACTTCCTGAAGCCCTACATCGACGATCGCAAGACACCGCCGGCCTTTCTGAGCGACGTGATGAACTACTCGTGGCTCACCATGGTCAAGCAGGCGAAGGACGCTGGAATCACGCCCAAGTCCTGGCTCGCGAGCAGCCACGTCTGGTTCGGCCGGTTTGGCGTCACTGCCGGGATCAAGATTAAGGAAGGCCGGGAGGTACCCGCCCAGGTTCCTGTGCGGGTTCCAACCGTTTCAAGCGACCTGGTCCTTGACACCAACAGCCCGGAGATCCCCTCCAGCGTCCCCGTTTCCAGCCTGCTCACGCCTGAGAATATGAACATCGCGCTGGCAGCACCGTAA